In Sphingobium sp. B2D3C, a genomic segment contains:
- a CDS encoding extracellular solute-binding protein yields MAGDAADGPNDHGLDDGGPPPSAGPVRQRLGVLRQLLLALLCLPLLLTISSASVQAVPGGNELISSHAYAVFGTPKYGPGFKHFDYADPKAPKGGTLRVAYIGGFDSLNLMALLGTPPIGMMQVYEPLMRRSSDEPAMRYALVAESITYPKDISWMDFHLDPRARWHDGVPITPEDIIFTIDQAKGLVTPSLKRLEQAVTRAEKRGPHTVRVYFTQPNNPTLPTVVMDMWLLPRHYYAKHALNAASLDRPLGSGPYKVGRFSQGRWIEYERVKDYWAKDLAVNKGRYNFDIIRHDYYRDQTVAYEAFLAGNVDFRQETSAVRWASEKQLPAFRAGQIKRQVIDYRSPSFYLGIVMNTRRPALADRQLRRALMLAYDFEWVRRTLLAGHHGRLHSFYTNSEFAAEGLPQGRELELLQSVRDEVPGEVFTKAPDLPVGGNWRNRRANLIEAVRILRAAGYRYQDGRLIDKTTGRPMALELISYSPLMDRQVSLFVENARQLGIAISFRSFDSAQFRHRLRHYDYDLLLNIPMFPGHETPSIGQTLIWGSHAADQPQSLNYPGVKNPAVDKMLAQMITATDRETVVGAMRALDRILLWNFYAIPFQHDYPAPVGQMPITYWDRFGMPKKQPAYNFPIMTLDTWWSDPGKTAGHAQGQSS; encoded by the coding sequence ATGGCTGGAGATGCTGCGGACGGCCCGAATGACCATGGCCTGGATGATGGCGGCCCGCCACCATCTGCCGGGCCGGTGAGGCAGCGCCTCGGGGTGCTTCGGCAACTCCTGCTGGCGCTACTCTGCCTTCCGCTGCTGCTGACGATCAGTTCCGCCAGCGTTCAGGCCGTGCCGGGCGGCAATGAGCTGATCTCCAGTCACGCCTATGCGGTGTTCGGCACCCCCAAATACGGCCCCGGCTTCAAGCATTTCGACTATGCCGATCCCAAGGCGCCCAAGGGCGGCACGCTGCGGGTGGCCTATATTGGCGGCTTCGACAGTCTCAATCTCATGGCCCTGCTTGGCACCCCGCCAATCGGCATGATGCAGGTCTATGAGCCGCTGATGCGGCGCAGTTCGGACGAGCCGGCGATGCGCTACGCGCTGGTCGCTGAGTCGATCACCTATCCCAAAGATATTTCATGGATGGATTTCCATCTCGATCCCCGCGCGCGCTGGCATGATGGCGTGCCGATCACGCCCGAGGACATCATCTTCACCATCGATCAGGCCAAGGGCCTGGTGACGCCCTCTCTCAAGCGCCTTGAACAGGCCGTGACGCGTGCGGAAAAGCGTGGGCCGCACACGGTGCGCGTCTATTTCACCCAGCCCAACAATCCCACACTGCCGACGGTGGTGATGGATATGTGGCTGCTCCCCCGCCATTATTACGCGAAGCACGCGCTCAACGCCGCCTCGCTCGACCGCCCCTTGGGCAGCGGCCCCTATAAGGTCGGCCGCTTCAGCCAGGGGCGCTGGATCGAATATGAGCGCGTGAAGGATTATTGGGCCAAGGATCTGGCGGTCAACAAGGGCCGCTACAACTTCGACATCATCCGGCACGATTATTACCGGGACCAGACGGTGGCCTATGAGGCCTTTCTCGCCGGCAATGTCGACTTCCGACAGGAAACGAGCGCAGTGCGCTGGGCGAGCGAGAAGCAATTGCCGGCCTTCCGCGCGGGCCAGATCAAGCGACAGGTCATCGATTACCGCAGCCCATCCTTCTATCTGGGCATCGTCATGAACACGCGGCGCCCCGCGCTGGCAGATCGCCAATTGCGGCGCGCGCTGATGCTGGCCTATGATTTCGAGTGGGTGCGGCGGACCCTGCTCGCCGGGCATCATGGCCGCCTGCACAGCTTCTACACCAACAGCGAGTTCGCGGCCGAAGGACTGCCCCAGGGGCGGGAGCTGGAGCTGCTCCAATCCGTGCGGGACGAGGTGCCGGGCGAGGTGTTCACCAAGGCGCCGGACCTGCCGGTTGGCGGGAACTGGCGCAATCGCCGGGCCAATCTCATCGAGGCGGTGCGGATCCTGCGGGCGGCGGGCTATCGCTATCAGGACGGCCGGCTGATCGACAAGACAACCGGTCGCCCCATGGCGCTCGAGCTGATCAGCTATTCCCCGCTGATGGACCGGCAGGTTTCGCTCTTTGTCGAGAATGCGCGGCAGCTTGGCATCGCCATCAGTTTCCGCTCGTTCGACAGCGCGCAATTCCGGCATCGGCTGCGGCATTATGATTATGATCTGCTGCTTAACATCCCGATGTTTCCCGGCCATGAGACGCCGAGCATCGGCCAGACATTGATCTGGGGCTCGCACGCCGCGGATCAGCCGCAATCGCTGAACTATCCGGGCGTCAAGAATCCGGCCGTCGACAAGATGCTCGCGCAGATGATCACCGCAACGGATCGCGAGACCGTGGTCGGCGCGATGCGGGCGCTCGATCGCATCCTGCTGTGGAATTTCTACGCCATTCCCTTCCAGCATGATTACCCGGCGCCGGTGGGGCAGATGCCGATCACCTATTGGGACCGGTTCGGCATGCCGAAAAAGCAGCCCGCCTATAATTTCCCGATCATGACGCTGGATACGTGGTGGAGTGACCCCGGCAAGACGGCCGGGCACGCACAAGGACAGTCCTCATGA
- a CDS encoding 1-phosphofructokinase family hexose kinase yields MKNIATLTLNPTIDVAYEVDKVFATHKMRTAGEYHNPGGGGINVARVFVRLGGNARVHYLSGGATGVALDGLLDRHQLVRAQIPIQGETRVATSVLEKDSGKEYRFTPPGPVVEDAEWRLALDQLSQVACDYFVASGSLPPGVPEDFYGQLAAALAPRGIGFVLDSSGAGLRGGLSDEHVLLVKPSQGELQQLVGRDLKGPDAIAAAAQDIVRSGRARYVAVTLGHEGAVLATAESTLYHPAIPIDAKSAVGAGDSFVAAMVYALASDWPVEDAFRYGIAGGTAAVLTPGTDLARPADIDRLYAQIKTG; encoded by the coding sequence ATGAAGAACATCGCCACGCTCACCCTCAATCCCACCATCGATGTGGCCTATGAGGTCGACAAGGTATTTGCCACGCACAAGATGCGGACGGCTGGCGAATATCATAATCCCGGCGGCGGCGGCATCAATGTCGCCCGCGTGTTCGTGCGGCTGGGCGGCAATGCGCGGGTGCATTACCTGTCCGGCGGGGCGACGGGCGTAGCGCTCGATGGCTTGCTCGACCGGCATCAACTGGTGCGCGCGCAGATCCCCATCCAAGGCGAAACCCGCGTCGCGACCTCGGTGCTGGAGAAGGACAGCGGCAAGGAATATCGCTTCACGCCGCCGGGACCGGTGGTGGAGGACGCCGAATGGCGGCTGGCGCTCGACCAGCTCAGTCAGGTGGCGTGCGATTATTTCGTGGCCAGCGGATCGCTCCCGCCCGGGGTGCCGGAGGATTTCTACGGGCAGCTTGCCGCCGCGCTGGCGCCGCGCGGCATCGGCTTCGTGCTCGACAGTTCAGGCGCCGGTCTGCGCGGTGGCCTGAGCGACGAGCATGTGTTGCTGGTCAAGCCGAGCCAGGGCGAATTGCAGCAGCTCGTCGGGCGCGACCTGAAAGGCCCGGATGCCATTGCGGCGGCAGCGCAGGACATCGTACGATCGGGCCGCGCCCGCTATGTCGCGGTCACTCTAGGCCATGAAGGCGCGGTGCTGGCGACGGCAGAGAGCACCCTCTATCACCCCGCCATCCCCATCGACGCGAAAAGCGCGGTCGGCGCGGGGGACAGCTTCGTCGCCGCGATGGTCTATGCGCTGGCCAGCGACTGGCCGGTGGAAGATGCCTTCCGCTATGGCATTGCCGGTGGCACTGCGGCGGTGCTGACGCCGGGCACCGACCTCGCCCGCCCGGCCGACATCGACCGCCTCTACGCGCAGATCAAAACCGGCTGA
- a CDS encoding low molecular weight protein-tyrosine-phosphatase, which produces MLKPTPSAILFVCLGNICRSPLAEAAFRHEASLAGLDVTADSAGTGDWHVGRPPDPRAQATALRHGIDISTYRARQIAPADFQRFDMIFALDGDNLANIRRLAPAGHRAHVGLLLDMVPGREGQAVADPYFGDEAGFGVTWRDVQAAARALVSRF; this is translated from the coding sequence ATGCTCAAGCCAACCCCATCCGCCATTTTGTTCGTCTGTCTCGGCAATATCTGCCGGTCGCCTTTGGCCGAGGCGGCCTTCCGCCACGAGGCGTCGCTGGCGGGCCTCGATGTGACGGCGGACTCGGCAGGCACGGGCGACTGGCATGTCGGGCGGCCGCCCGATCCGCGCGCCCAAGCCACCGCGCTGCGCCATGGCATCGACATCTCAACCTACCGCGCGCGGCAGATCGCCCCGGCGGATTTCCAGCGCTTCGACATGATCTTTGCGCTGGATGGGGACAATCTCGCCAACATTCGGCGCCTTGCACCCGCGGGGCATCGCGCTCATGTCGGCCTGTTGCTGGACATGGTGCCGGGGCGGGAAGGGCAGGCCGTGGCCGACCCCTATTTTGGCGATGAAGCCGGGTTCGGTGTGACCTGGCGGGACGTGCAGGCGGCGGCGCGCGCGCTGGTCAGCCGGTTTTGA
- the otsB gene encoding trehalose-phosphatase encodes MDGTLFELIDRPEEVIADERLRSLLTRLSTRLDGRLAVVSGRSIAQIDAILGPIAQDLAVSGSHGSEHRWRGVAAHPVRPKGLDEAAADFRAFAGRHEGVIVEDKSYGVALHFRMAPQIEAEATALATRLAEDLGLHYQPGKMMTELRMPGGDKGKAVRTLMSRAPMAGTSPWFLGDDETDEAAFLAAQALGGIGVIVGDRRPTAAQYKLANPRAVHAWLEDLL; translated from the coding sequence TTGGACGGCACGCTCTTCGAGCTGATCGACCGTCCTGAAGAGGTAATCGCAGACGAGCGTCTGCGTAGCCTGCTCACCCGGCTGTCGACGCGGCTCGACGGGCGTCTGGCCGTCGTGAGTGGGCGCTCCATCGCGCAGATCGACGCCATTCTCGGCCCTATCGCGCAGGATCTGGCGGTTTCCGGCAGCCATGGCAGCGAGCATCGCTGGCGCGGCGTCGCGGCGCATCCGGTGCGGCCCAAGGGACTGGACGAAGCCGCCGCGGACTTTCGCGCCTTCGCCGGCCGGCATGAGGGCGTGATCGTCGAGGACAAGAGCTATGGCGTCGCGCTGCATTTCCGCATGGCGCCGCAGATCGAGGCGGAAGCCACCGCCCTTGCCACCCGCCTCGCTGAAGACCTCGGTCTCCATTACCAGCCCGGCAAGATGATGACGGAACTGCGGATGCCCGGCGGCGACAAGGGCAAGGCCGTGCGTACCCTGATGAGCCGCGCGCCCATGGCAGGCACCTCGCCTTGGTTCCTTGGCGATGACGAGACAGACGAGGCCGCGTTTCTCGCCGCGCAGGCGCTTGGCGGCATCGGGGTGATCGTGGGCGATCGGCGGCCGACCGCAGCCCAATACAAGCTTGCCAATCCGCGCGCCGTACATGCCTGGCTGGAGGACCTGCTCTGA
- a CDS encoding glycoside hydrolase family 15 protein — MTATLDLWPIGNCQVSALIDRAGRFVWGCVPRVDGDPAFSSLLDPAPRAAEGARGFWEIDLEDCVETTQHYVRNTPVLVTRHEDKHGNAIEVIDFCPRFHRSGRMFRPVAYARIVKPVAGSPRIRIRLRPARDWGARDPHRTRGTNHIRYMLSDMTLRLTTTAPVGWIEDERLFRVERPLHFFLGPDESFADDLRITLDTMLDRTIREWQGWVRGLATPVEWQKAVIRAAITLKLCQHEETGAIVAALTTSLPEHADSGRNWDYRYCWIRDAYYTVQALNRLGALDVLESYLEYLRNLVDNARGGHIQPLYGVGGEATLTEWIAPGLAGYRGMGPVRVGNQAAEQIQHDAYGQIVLSSTQSFFDRRLLRMGGTDDFHALEAVGERAWDVYDKPDAGLWELRTRSHVHTYSAAMCWAACDRLANAAAALDLPERAAFWQGRADSMRQTIIDAAWREDTGRMSATFGGDDLDASIIQLLDLRFLSPGDPRFKTTLEAVEQGLRRGSHMLRYATEDDFGLPSTAFNVCTFWLIEALHATGRVDEARVLFEEMLSRRTAAGLLSEDIDPATGELWGNYPQTYSLVGLINCAVLLSKPWSTIR, encoded by the coding sequence ATGACTGCAACACTCGACCTCTGGCCCATCGGCAATTGCCAGGTCTCCGCCCTGATCGATCGGGCTGGCCGCTTCGTCTGGGGCTGCGTGCCCCGGGTGGATGGCGACCCGGCCTTCTCCTCCCTGCTCGACCCGGCCCCGCGCGCCGCTGAGGGCGCGCGCGGCTTCTGGGAAATCGACCTGGAAGACTGCGTGGAGACGACGCAACATTATGTGCGCAACACGCCGGTGCTGGTGACGCGGCATGAAGACAAGCATGGCAATGCCATTGAGGTCATCGACTTCTGCCCGCGTTTCCACCGGAGCGGGCGCATGTTCCGTCCGGTCGCTTATGCCCGCATCGTCAAGCCGGTGGCGGGCAGCCCACGCATCCGAATCCGCCTGCGCCCGGCGCGCGACTGGGGCGCGCGCGATCCACACCGCACGCGCGGCACCAATCACATCCGCTACATGCTCTCGGACATGACCCTGCGCCTGACGACCACCGCGCCGGTCGGCTGGATCGAGGACGAGCGGCTGTTCCGCGTCGAGCGGCCGCTGCACTTCTTCTTGGGGCCAGACGAGAGCTTTGCCGACGACCTGCGCATCACGCTGGACACCATGCTCGATCGGACGATCCGGGAATGGCAGGGCTGGGTGCGGGGTCTCGCCACGCCCGTGGAGTGGCAGAAAGCGGTCATTCGTGCCGCGATCACGCTCAAGCTGTGCCAACATGAGGAAACCGGCGCGATTGTCGCGGCGCTGACCACATCGCTGCCCGAACATGCCGATAGCGGGCGCAACTGGGATTATCGCTACTGCTGGATTCGCGACGCTTATTACACGGTGCAGGCGCTCAACCGGCTCGGGGCGCTCGATGTTCTGGAGAGCTATCTCGAATATCTGCGCAACCTCGTCGACAATGCGCGCGGTGGCCATATCCAGCCGCTTTATGGGGTGGGTGGCGAAGCCACGCTGACCGAATGGATCGCGCCGGGGCTGGCCGGCTATCGCGGCATGGGGCCGGTGCGCGTCGGCAACCAGGCGGCCGAGCAGATCCAGCACGATGCCTATGGCCAGATCGTCCTCTCCAGCACCCAGAGCTTCTTTGATCGGCGGCTGCTGCGCATGGGCGGCACCGACGATTTCCATGCGCTTGAGGCCGTGGGCGAGCGCGCGTGGGACGTCTATGACAAGCCCGATGCCGGCCTGTGGGAGCTGCGCACCCGCAGCCATGTCCACACCTACTCCGCCGCCATGTGCTGGGCGGCGTGCGACCGACTGGCCAATGCCGCCGCCGCGCTCGATCTGCCGGAGCGGGCTGCTTTCTGGCAGGGGCGCGCCGATAGCATGCGCCAGACCATTATCGATGCGGCCTGGCGGGAAGACACAGGCCGCATGTCCGCGACATTCGGGGGCGACGATCTGGATGCCAGCATCATCCAGTTGCTGGACCTGCGCTTTCTCTCGCCCGGCGATCCGCGATTCAAGACCACGCTCGAGGCCGTCGAGCAGGGGCTGCGGCGCGGCAGCCACATGCTCCGTTATGCCACCGAGGACGATTTCGGCCTGCCCTCGACCGCCTTCAACGTCTGCACCTTCTGGCTGATCGAGGCGTTGCACGCCACCGGACGGGTCGACGAGGCGCGGGTGTTGTTCGAGGAAATGCTCAGCCGCCGCACCGCCGCCGGCCTGCTCTCGGAGGATATCGACCCCGCCACGGGCGAACTGTGGGGCAACTATCCCCAAACCTATTCGTTGGTTGGATTAATCAACTGCGCCGTTCTGCTCAGCAAGCCGTGGAGTACCATCAGATGA
- a CDS encoding alpha,alpha-trehalose-phosphate synthase (UDP-forming): protein MTRLVIVSNRVSPPTGEGQANQGGLAVALSSALRETNGIWFGWSGNETETFTGHVNFSKSDGVTTATVDLEPQDIDEYYNGFANRTLWPLFHDRTDLAEFERNFAGGYARVNERFADTLLPLITPEDLIWVHDYHLIPLGAELRKRDVTNRTGFFLHTPWPVARLLTSLPSHAKLVNALFAYDLLGFQCQAWLDSFLYYVHDQFPEAEISDGVIRIGDRTVRVVACPIGIDAGDFAKSATTPEADEARESILRSLEGRDLIMGVDRLDYSKGMEQRFHGYSRLLQDHPEFQEKVTFLQIAPPSREQVASYQDIRRELDALSGHINGEFATAHWVPLRYVNRGYDRLALSGMYRSARAALVTPLRDGMNLVAKEYVAAQDPENPGVLILSRYAGAAEQLQDALLVNPFSPEELADALHQALLMPLEERKTRWRAMMDSVETQDIRWWLKRFLDLLTSEHPPRESAAEVSESSEGTDTKEAAQAAASS from the coding sequence ATGACTCGCCTCGTCATCGTGTCGAACCGCGTCAGCCCGCCGACCGGGGAAGGACAAGCCAATCAGGGCGGCCTTGCGGTCGCGCTGTCATCGGCGCTGCGCGAGACAAACGGCATCTGGTTCGGCTGGTCGGGCAATGAAACCGAGACGTTCACCGGTCATGTGAATTTCAGCAAGAGTGATGGCGTCACTACTGCCACCGTCGACCTCGAACCCCAGGATATCGACGAATATTATAACGGCTTTGCCAATCGCACGCTCTGGCCGCTCTTTCACGACCGGACCGACCTCGCAGAATTCGAGCGCAACTTCGCGGGCGGTTATGCGCGGGTGAACGAGCGCTTCGCCGACACCCTACTGCCGCTAATCACGCCCGAAGACCTGATCTGGGTTCATGATTACCACCTCATCCCGCTCGGCGCGGAACTGCGCAAACGCGACGTTACGAACCGCACCGGCTTCTTCCTCCACACGCCCTGGCCCGTTGCGCGCCTGCTGACCTCCCTGCCGAGCCACGCCAAGCTGGTGAATGCGCTGTTCGCCTATGATCTGCTGGGCTTCCAGTGCCAGGCCTGGCTCGATTCCTTCCTCTATTATGTCCACGACCAGTTCCCCGAGGCGGAAATATCGGACGGTGTGATCCGCATCGGCGACCGGACCGTGCGGGTCGTCGCCTGCCCGATCGGCATCGATGCGGGGGACTTCGCCAAAAGCGCGACCACCCCGGAAGCCGATGAAGCGCGCGAAAGCATCCTGCGCAGTCTCGAAGGCCGTGACCTCATCATGGGGGTCGACCGGCTGGACTATTCCAAGGGCATGGAGCAGCGTTTTCACGGGTACAGCCGCTTGCTGCAGGACCATCCCGAGTTTCAGGAAAAGGTCACCTTCCTCCAGATCGCGCCGCCATCGCGCGAGCAGGTCGCCAGCTATCAGGACATCCGCCGCGAACTCGACGCGCTCTCGGGCCATATCAACGGCGAGTTCGCCACCGCCCATTGGGTGCCGTTGCGCTATGTGAACCGTGGCTATGACCGGCTTGCCCTCTCCGGTATGTACCGCTCCGCGCGCGCTGCGCTGGTGACGCCCTTGCGGGATGGGATGAACCTTGTCGCGAAGGAATATGTCGCGGCGCAAGACCCGGAAAATCCCGGCGTCCTCATCCTCTCCCGTTATGCCGGCGCCGCCGAGCAATTGCAGGACGCCCTGCTGGTCAACCCGTTCAGCCCGGAAGAACTGGCCGACGCGCTGCATCAGGCGCTGCTCATGCCGCTCGAAGAGCGCAAGACGCGCTGGCGAGCTATGATGGACAGCGTGGAAACGCAGGACATTCGCTGGTGGCTCAAGCGCTTCCTTGATCTGCTGACGAGCGAACACCCGCCGCGAGAGAGCGCTGCCGAGGTCTCGGAGAGTTCAGAAGGCACAGATACGAAAGAGGCCGCTCAGGCTGCAGCCTCCTCCTGA
- a CDS encoding MFS transporter, which translates to MSQSNAILSADARADPPAPAKAASGFQIYIVGLLSFIIMVIDGYDIGSMPVIVPHLAQLWGESPALFAPALSAVVIGLGLGAFFLGPLGDKVGRRTTTVVALGVISFATLGTSWSQTVSQLFWWRLLTGTALGACLPNVLAILAEVMPAKRRASAMTIVGCGIPVGAAGAGIVVPWLTTGRGWEAAFTVPATFMFVITILLALFLTRLPAAPVAAKPARERAWHWTDIPILAPLGRGYLLRTTLFSALFCFNALSMYMLASWLPTVLRGVGFSFETSAHMASIVQIGGLVGGLILATQIDRHRTIPALLAGYALVSLGLVALAVLAPAFTTWGLLMLIIGMGVGGAHIALTAVAASIYPITMLSAAIGLAVAVARAGAMAGPLVGGALIAANMSAGMFFLALLVPVGCCILCVLAFSKARIATAPSAQEEAAA; encoded by the coding sequence ATGAGCCAGAGCAACGCAATTCTGTCGGCCGATGCACGAGCGGATCCGCCGGCGCCTGCCAAGGCGGCCAGCGGATTCCAAATCTACATCGTCGGCCTGCTGAGCTTCATCATCATGGTCATCGATGGCTATGACATCGGGTCGATGCCCGTCATCGTGCCGCATCTGGCGCAGCTTTGGGGGGAGTCACCGGCCCTGTTCGCACCGGCCTTGTCTGCCGTGGTTATCGGCCTTGGTCTCGGCGCCTTCTTTCTCGGCCCACTGGGCGACAAGGTGGGGCGCCGGACGACGACCGTTGTGGCGCTGGGCGTTATCAGCTTCGCGACACTCGGCACGTCATGGTCCCAGACGGTTAGTCAGCTCTTTTGGTGGCGCTTGCTCACGGGCACGGCGCTGGGCGCCTGCCTGCCCAACGTGCTGGCGATCCTCGCGGAGGTGATGCCGGCCAAGCGGCGGGCGAGCGCGATGACCATTGTCGGGTGCGGCATTCCGGTCGGGGCAGCCGGCGCTGGTATCGTGGTGCCGTGGCTCACGACCGGGCGCGGGTGGGAAGCGGCGTTCACCGTCCCGGCGACCTTCATGTTCGTGATCACGATTCTTCTCGCGCTGTTTCTCACGCGCCTGCCGGCGGCTCCCGTAGCGGCCAAACCGGCGCGTGAGCGGGCATGGCACTGGACGGACATTCCCATATTGGCGCCGCTAGGGCGCGGCTATCTGCTTCGCACCACGCTGTTTTCCGCGCTGTTCTGCTTCAACGCCTTGTCCATGTACATGCTGGCGAGCTGGCTGCCGACGGTCCTGCGCGGGGTCGGCTTCAGCTTCGAGACGTCGGCCCATATGGCTTCCATCGTCCAGATCGGCGGACTGGTCGGCGGCCTCATTCTGGCTACGCAGATCGACCGTCACCGCACGATTCCGGCGCTGCTGGCAGGCTATGCGCTGGTGTCGCTCGGCTTGGTGGCGCTGGCGGTGCTGGCGCCGGCATTCACCACCTGGGGCCTGCTCATGCTGATTATCGGCATGGGCGTCGGCGGCGCCCATATCGCCCTGACGGCCGTGGCCGCGAGCATCTACCCGATCACGATGCTGTCGGCCGCCATCGGTCTGGCAGTTGCTGTCGCGCGCGCGGGTGCCATGGCGGGCCCGCTCGTGGGCGGGGCGCTGATCGCTGCCAACATGTCCGCCGGCATGTTCTTTCTGGCGCTGCTGGTGCCGGTCGGCTGCTGCATCCTATGCGTGCTCGCCTTCTCCAAGGCGCGGATCGCGACCGCGCCCTCCGCTCAGGAGGAGGCTGCAGCCTGA
- a CDS encoding GMC family oxidoreductase: MDEADFVIVGAGSAGCVLANRLSAQAGTSVTLLEAGGECRHPIIDMPLTWMQAAATERFIWGNESEPDPHMGHGTQPIPRGKALGGSSSINGTMYIRGHAADYDRWRDMGLPGWGFDDVLPYFRRSETNWRGAGADHGGTGELHVTAMKPDPVLFPAFMRTARNLGYDEEPDFNVPRPEGFGIPDCTIRAGRRHSTVRAFIDPVRGRPNLRIETHALASRVIMEHGRAVGVEYRKGGTVRQVRARREVILCGGAINSPQLLMLSGIGPAAHLADMGVPVLRDLPGVGANLQDHPIALSFWQAAAPVTFDDQLRLDRIALHAARWALFGTGNMAQSPMSIQGFLRSGPLQDRPDLQFQIVHASYAARPWFPGWRKGAGHQFSAGTLLLNPESRGSIALRSADPEALPKIHLNFLSEQGDLNRLLWSMHFMRRFFATAPARDLVAAEVAPGPDAADDAALEGWLRATARSGGHPACTCAMGTDDAAVLDAQLRVRGVESLRVVDASSMPALIRGNTNAPVIMIAEKAADLILGKTAPAEPAQR, encoded by the coding sequence ATGGATGAGGCGGACTTCGTCATCGTGGGCGCGGGCAGTGCGGGCTGCGTGCTGGCCAATCGCCTGAGCGCGCAGGCCGGAACCTCCGTCACGCTGCTCGAAGCCGGCGGTGAGTGCCGTCATCCGATCATAGACATGCCGCTCACCTGGATGCAGGCCGCCGCGACCGAGCGCTTCATCTGGGGCAATGAGAGCGAGCCCGACCCGCATATGGGCCATGGCACCCAGCCCATTCCGCGCGGCAAGGCGCTGGGCGGCAGCTCCTCGATCAACGGCACCATGTATATTCGCGGTCATGCGGCGGACTATGATCGCTGGCGCGATATGGGGCTCCCCGGCTGGGGCTTTGACGACGTGCTGCCCTATTTCCGCCGCTCGGAGACCAATTGGCGCGGCGCGGGAGCCGACCATGGCGGGACGGGCGAACTGCACGTCACGGCGATGAAGCCGGACCCGGTGCTGTTCCCGGCGTTCATGCGCACCGCGCGCAATCTGGGCTATGACGAGGAACCGGATTTCAACGTGCCGCGCCCGGAGGGGTTCGGCATTCCTGACTGCACGATCCGCGCGGGGCGGCGACACAGCACAGTGCGGGCGTTCATCGACCCGGTGCGGGGTCGCCCCAATTTGCGGATCGAGACCCATGCGCTCGCCTCGCGCGTCATCATGGAGCATGGCCGGGCGGTCGGGGTGGAGTATCGCAAGGGGGGCACGGTGCGGCAGGTGCGGGCGCGCCGCGAGGTGATCCTGTGCGGCGGCGCGATCAACTCGCCGCAACTGCTCATGCTCTCCGGCATCGGCCCGGCGGCGCATCTGGCTGACATGGGCGTGCCGGTGCTGCGCGATCTGCCGGGCGTGGGCGCCAATCTGCAGGATCATCCGATCGCGCTCAGCTTCTGGCAAGCCGCCGCGCCGGTGACCTTTGACGATCAGTTGCGGCTCGACCGGATCGCCCTGCACGCGGCGCGCTGGGCCCTGTTCGGCACCGGCAACATGGCGCAGAGTCCGATGTCGATTCAGGGCTTCCTGCGCTCTGGGCCGTTGCAGGATCGGCCGGATCTTCAGTTTCAGATCGTCCACGCAAGCTACGCTGCGCGGCCGTGGTTCCCCGGCTGGCGAAAAGGCGCGGGGCACCAGTTCTCGGCCGGCACGCTGCTGCTTAACCCCGAGAGCCGGGGGAGCATCGCGCTGCGCTCCGCCGATCCAGAGGCGCTGCCGAAAATCCATCTCAACTTCCTGAGCGAACAGGGCGATCTTAATCGACTCTTATGGTCGATGCACTTCATGCGCCGCTTTTTCGCCACCGCGCCGGCGCGGGATCTGGTCGCAGCGGAAGTCGCGCCCGGCCCCGATGCGGCGGATGATGCCGCGCTGGAAGGCTGGTTGCGGGCGACGGCGCGGAGCGGGGGCCATCCCGCCTGCACCTGCGCCATGGGCACCGACGATGCTGCCGTGCTGGATGCGCAGTTGCGGGTGCGCGGAGTCGAGAGCCTGCGCGTGGTGGATGCCTCCTCCATGCCGGCGCTGATTCGGGGCAATACCAACGCCCCCGTAATCATGATCGCGGAAAAGGCGGCTGACCTCATTCTGGGCAAGACGGCCCCGGCCGAGCCAGCCCAGCGATGA
- a CDS encoding nuclear transport factor 2 family protein, translated as MRYTADEEANLALVRGLFDEVLNPMDSGAVDRFIAPDYIQHNPSVETGRAPFKAFLDHIRSVHPQGVHDVKRMFADGDHVIVHYHVRRWPDDSGWAVVDIFRIENGLIVEHWDVAQDVKLGGPNANGMF; from the coding sequence ATGCGATATACCGCCGATGAGGAAGCCAATCTGGCGCTGGTGCGCGGCCTTTTCGACGAGGTGCTCAACCCCATGGATTCGGGCGCCGTGGACCGGTTCATCGCGCCCGACTACATCCAGCACAACCCCTCGGTCGAAACGGGGCGCGCGCCATTCAAGGCGTTTCTCGACCATATCAGGTCCGTGCACCCCCAGGGCGTCCATGATGTGAAGCGCATGTTCGCCGATGGCGATCATGTCATTGTCCACTATCACGTCCGCCGCTGGCCGGACGATAGCGGCTGGGCGGTGGTTGACATCTTCCGGATCGAGAACGGCCTCATTGTGGAGCATTGGGATGTCGCGCAGGACGTGAAGCTCGGCGGGCCGAACGCGAACGGGATGTTCTGA